In Corylus avellana chromosome ca2, CavTom2PMs-1.0, the following proteins share a genomic window:
- the LOC132169648 gene encoding uncharacterized protein LOC132169648 codes for MAFLIENGENWSATEDLMQHTNLPFTDRVMRFPMPSSFKVPRIGEYDRSGDPSDHMESFQAHIILHETPDEIACRAFPLTLRGVAKEWFGSLSPKSVDNFDYLGQQFLGQFLAVRRRKKNPAYLLSLVQGKNESLKDYLLRFNREKLAVEGTNEQTVLSALMHGIQIEGPLMAELSKRPKTGTLRLFNSKAEEFINQEETISALLKSKAIENKLPLIQVFMEVKKDPSFRWPGRMKSPPQNHNARKFCEYHNDHGHQTEDCISLRFEIEKFLRNGKLLNFLAEENGKGKSSQDGQGQHSG; via the exons ATGGCTTTCTTAATCGAAAATGGGGAAAATTGGTCCGCCACCGAGGATCTCATGCAACATACCAATTTGCCTTTTACTGATCGGGTGATGAGGTTTCCAATGCCCAGCAGTTTTAAGGTGCCTCGGATCGGCGAGTATGACAGAAGTGGAGATCCTTCCGATCACATGGAAAGCTTCCAAGCTCACATCATCCTTCATGAAACTCCTGACGAGATTGCTTGCCGAGCCTTCCCGTTAACTCTAAGGGGAGTTGCCAAAGAATGGTTTGGAAGTCTGAGTCCTAAATCTGTTGATAATTTTGATTATCTTGGGCAGCAGTTCTTAGGACAATTTCTTGCCGTTcgaaggagaaagaagaatccAGCGTATCTATTGTCCTTAGTACAAGGAAAGAACGAGTCCTTGAAAGATTATTTGTTGCGGTTCAATCGGGAGAAGCTGGCAGTGGAGGGTACTAACGAGCAAACTGTTCTTTCAGCATTGATGCACGGTATACAGATTGAAGGGCCTTTAATGGCCGAGTTgtccaaaaggccaaaaacagGAACTTTACGACTGTTCAACAGCAAGGCAGAGGAGTTCATCAACCAGGAAGAGACTATCTCAGCGTTGCTGAAGTCTAAAGCTATTGAGAACAAACTGCCATTGATCCAG GTGTTCATGGAAGTTAAGAAGGATCCAAGCTTCCGATGGCCAGGAAGGATGAAGTCTCCTCCCCAGAACCATAATGCTCGGAAATTTTGTGAGTATCATAATGATCATGGGCATCAGACCGAGGATTGTATCAGTCTTAGGTTCGAGATTGAAAAATTTCTAAGGAATGGAAAGTTGCTGAATTTCTTGGCTGAAGAAAATGGCAAAGGGAAGAGCTCCCAGGATGGTCAGGGTCAGCATTCGGGATAG
- the LOC132169649 gene encoding uncharacterized protein LOC132169649, which yields MEEILVLETPFKVQKRELSVLTFLEEDAKEVSMPHDDALVITLTVANHVVHRVLVDNGSSADIIYWTVVQQLGISQEKLKPFMSPLIGFAGERVQPIGLIALPVTAGTAPRQSTIMVDFLVIDRPSAYNMIISRPALNQLRAVTSTYHLKVKFPTIEGVGEVKGDQVVARRCYHTSLKKCPKIALLTIGNLGDERKMQLRKEPAEPLIDVPIAEGKVVKVGSQLTSEVKKILVRFLQQNLEVFAWSPEDMPGIDPKDIVHHLNINPEVKPVKQKRRKFAPNRNMAIAEEVDKLLKAQFIEEAHYPDWLSNVVIVKKSSGKWRMCVDFTDLNKACPKDSFPLPHISSLVDATTGYELLSFMDAFSSYNKIFMHPFDQEKTAFITDRGLYCYKVMPFGLKNAGATYQRLVNRMFQEQIGKNMEVYVDDILVKSKLQIDHVTDLQEAFKTLKRFKMKLNPTKCAFEVSSGKFLCYMVSSRGIEANLEKIQAVLDMQSPKNIKQVQQLTGRVAALNRFISRSTDKCLPFFKILRKAFKWSEEYEQAFEQLKKYLASPPLLSRAIPGEVLYLYLAVSSTAVSTTLIREEEGVQNRSTSLAEHCMGPRKDTKLRPYFQAHTINVLTEYPLKKVLRKLDLSGRLVNWAIEISEFDIHFISRNAVKGQALADFVAEFTNIQDQEDWPKERTWVIYVDGSSTKRNGGAGVVIITLNGRELKSSLRLEFKTTNNEAEYEAVIAGLGLAQELEAEFVEVRSDSQVIVGHIRGEFEAKGTKMKLYLSKIQGMQKSFKKCCIVKIPREENEKADHLARLGSSTECEVGESDQIIQIQQQPSIAEKIFILTIEVMPAWAEEIVSYLERGIMPGDKRKAVQLKRKAARFALVNEALVKRGFMLLLLKCVSKEEGDYVLREIHEGICGSHSGSRILAHKAPPEELSSVSSPWPFSQWGVDIVGPLPTVKGGVRFVVVAVDYFTKWAEAEALFDCESFRNWCTGLHVRKYFSSPGHPQANGQVEATNKTIFKILKKKLGQHKGEWAEDLPEVLWAYRTTRRTPTEETPFALAYGTEVVIPAEVKSGSFRVDAFNPNYNGEGLKLHLDLLQEKQDQAQVTMEAY from the exons ATGGAGGAAATCCTTGTGCTTGAAACACCCTTCAAAGTCCAGAAACGAGAACTGAGTGTTCTAACATTTTTGGAGGAAGATGCGAAAGAAGTTTCGATGCCACATGATGATGCCTTGGTGATAACTTTGACGGTAGCTAACCATGTTGTTCACCGAGTGTTGGTGGATAATGGAAGTTCGGCTGATATCATTTATTGGACGGTTGTTCAACAATTAGGCATTAGCCAAGAGAAGTTAAAACCCTTCATGTCACCCTTGATAGGATTTGCAGGTGAGCGTGTCCAACCCATTGGGTTGATTGCTCTTCCAGTTACTGCGGGGACTGCTCCCAGGCAATCCACTATCATGGTGGATTTTTTGGTCATCGACCGACCATCAGCTTACAACATGATTATCAGTCGGCCAGCTTTGAATCAATTAAGAGCGGTTACTTCTACCTACCATTTGAAAGTGAAGTTCCCAACCATTGAGGGAGTTGGCGAAGTCAAGGGAGACCAAGTTGTTGCCAGAAGGTGTTATCATACATCTTTGAAGAAATGCCCAAAAATAGCACTTTTGACCATCGGTAATCTGGGAGACGAGCGGAAGATGCAGTTGAGAAAGGAGCCAGCCGAGCCATTAATTGACGTACCTATAGCTGAAGGAAAAGTTGTCAAGGTCGGTTCTCAACTAACTTCTGAGGTTAAAAAAATCCTTGTTCGGTTTCTCCAGCAAAACCTTGAAGTTTTTGCATGGTCTCCTGAGGACATGCCGGGGATTGATCCCAAGGATATTGTTCATCACTTGAACATTAATCCAGAAGTTAAGCCAGTGAAGCAGAAGCGAAGGAAATTTGCTCCCAACAGGAACATGGCAATTGCCGAGGAAGTGGACAAACTTCTAAAGGCTCAGTTTATTGAAGAGGCGCATTACCCTGATTGGTTGTCCAATGTAGTGATAGTTAAGAAGTCCTctgggaagtggaggatgtgcgtaGATTTTACCGACCTTAACAAGGCCTGCCCAAAAGATAGCTTTCCGCTACCCCATATCAGCTCTTTGGTTGATGCAACAACAGGGTATGAGTTGTTGAGCTTCATGGATGCCTTTTCGAGCTATAATAAGATTTTCATGCATCCATTTGATCAGGAAAAAACAGCCTTCATCACCGACCGAGGCTTGTACTGCTACAAAGTCATGccatttggtttaaaaaatgccGGTGCAACTTACCAAAGGTTGGTAAACAGGATGTTTCAAGAACAGATTGGGAAGAACATGGaggtttatgttgatgacataCTGGTCAAAAGCAAGCTGCAGATAGACCATGTTACAGACTTGCAGGAGGCGTTCAAAACATTGAAGCGTTTTAAGATGAAATTGAACCCTACAAAGTGTGCATTCGAAGTCTCATCCGGGAAGTTCCTCTGTTATATGGTTTCCAGCCGAGGGATAGAGGCCAATCTAGAGAAGATCCAGGCAGTTTTGGACATGCAATCTCCAAAGAATATAAAGCAAGTTCAACAGTTGACGGGAAGAGTTGCAGCTTTAAATAGGTTCATTTCTCGGTCAACAGATAAGTGCCTtccattctttaaaattttgcgTAAAGCTTTCAAATGGTCTGAAGAATACGAGCAGGCATTCGAACAACTTAAGAAATACCTGGCCAGTCCACCTCTTCTCAGCCGAGCTATTCCTGGAGAAGTATTATATTTATACTTAGCCGTATCTTCAACTGCGGTCAGTACAACCCTGATTCGCGAGGAAGAGGGTGTTCAGAACCGGTCTACTTCATTAGCCGAGCATTGCATGGGGCCGAGGAAAGATAC GAAGCTCCGACCatacttccaagctcatacgATCAATGTTTTGACCGAGTATCCATTAAAGAAAGTACTTCGAAAGTTGGACTTGTCTGGTCGATTGGTCAACTGGGCAATCGAAATTAGTGAATTCGACATTCACTTTATCTCTCGTAATGCTGTCAAAGGTCAGGCTTTAGCAGACTTTGTGGCGGAGTTCACTAACATCCAAGACCAAGAGGATTGGCCCAAGGAGAGAACATGGGTAATTTATGTAGATGGCTCATCCACCAAGAGAAATGGCGGAGCTGGGGTCGTGATTATCACACTGAATGGAAGAGAGTTGAAAAGCTCATTAAGGTTAGAATTCAAAACTACCAATAATGAGGCCGAGTATGAAGCCGTAATAGCTGGGCTCGGTTTAGCCCAAGAGTTGGAGGCAGAGTTTGTAGAGGTGCGGAGTGATTCTCAAGTTATAGTCGGCCACATTCGCGGTGAGTTTGAGGCTAAGGGCACCAAAATGAAACTCTACTTGTCCAAAATTCAAGGTATGCAAAAATCTTTCAAGAAGTGTTGCATTGTTAAAATCCCGAGGGAAGAGAACGAGAAGGCCGACCATCTGGCCCGTTTAGGTTCTTCAACCGAGTGTGAGGTGGGAGAATCCGACCAGATAATACAAATTCAGCAACAACCTTCCATCGCTGAGAAGATTTTTATTCTAACTATCGAAGTCATGCCTGCTTGGGCTGAAGAAATTGTTAGTTATCTCGAAAGGGGAATTATGCCGGGAGATAAGAGAAAGGCAGTACAGTTAAAGCGAAAGGCTGCTCGGTTCGCATTAGTCAATGAAGCCCTTGTTAAACGAGGTTTTATGTTACTGCTCCTTAAATGTGTTTCTAAAGAAGAGGGTGATTATGTCCTTCGAGAGATTCATGAAGGAATCTGTGGCAGTCACTCGGGATCCCGTATTTTAGCACACAAAGCA CCTCCTGAAGAACTTAGCTCGGTTTCCTCACCATGGCCATTTTCACAATGGGGGGTGGATATAGTAGGGCCATTACCTACAGTGAAAGGAGGAGTTCGGTTCGTTGTGGTTGCTGTTGACTATTTCACCAAGTGGGCAGAAGCTGAAGCTCTG TTTGACTGTGAGTCCTTTCGGAATTGGTGTACCGGACTTCATGTTCGGAAATACTTTTCATCCCCGGGACATCCTCAGGCAAATGGACAAGTGGAAGCAACGAACAAAACAATATTCAAAATTCTGAAGAAGAAGCTCGGTCAGCACAAAGGAGAATGGGCGGAAGATCTTCCCGAAGTTCTATGGGCATACCGCACAACCAGAAGGACTCCAACTGAGGAAACTCCTTTCGCCTTAGCCTACGGAACCGAGGTTGTCATCCCTGCCGAGGTCAAATCTGGGAGTTTTCGAGTGGATGCATTCAACCCCAATTACAATGGCGAGGGTCTCAAGTTGCATTTGGATTTGctacaagaaaaacaagatcAGGCCCAAGTCACAATGGAGGCATATTAG